ataaaaaaagtatagaaatctaattacaaatttgataAAGCTATAAagaccaataaaataattaaacctacttattattattattattattattattattattatctctcTCTGCATGTTCCATGTTGAAATTTGTGTTTCAATTGTAACAGGAATCTGATGGAAATAAGGTGgttaatgatataatttttgGTCCAGGAAGGAAGAAGTATAGATATTGTAAGGTAAGTACTATACTACTATTATCTTATCTGTAATGATATGTGAAATTCCTCTTTTGTTCTTCAATTGAATCATAAAAGAACTTGTTTACTTCACTTAATTTCACTGTTTTCAGCACATAGCAAAGCAAAGGGTACAAGGTTTGACAAATGATCTTATGAAGAAAGGGAAACACTTCATTCTGATCAGAAATCCTCTTGACATTTTGGTAACAACACTTCATTATTCAATATCACAACATTATTATGAATAAACAAAATActctttcttgttttttgtAATTTGTCACATGTTTATGCAGCCATCATTTGGCAAGGTTGTGGCTCCATCTTTCTTTGAGTTGGGATTGGCAGAGCTTGTCTGTATATACAACGAGCTTCGCGAGCTTGGCCAGTCGCCGCCGGTTATTGATGCTGCAGACCTTCAACAAAATCCAGAGGTATCTCTCTAGCTATGACTCTATCTATACTTTAACAATTCTAGACCAttgattttataatattaatagcaGAATCAATGGTCATGGCCTTGTTTAATTTGTAGGCTACTCTGCGAGGTCTTTGTGATGATTTGGAGATCCCTTTTCAACCTACCATGCTCAGGTATATATGCATGATTGCATGCTAGGATTTGTCATTTTTTCAGACATGTTGTTAgtgtattcattaatttatcTTCTGgtgtattatatatattcaaatacaagaatttttatttgcaacaatcatttttgcatgcatgaaaagttgaaaaatttacaaaattttgCAGTTGGGAAGCAGGTCCAAAATCAATAGATGGCTTATGGGCACCTTGGTGGTATGAATCTATTCATAAATCTACTGGTTTTAACCAAGCAAAAAGGTATCCTCAGGTAATGTTAGGTTTCTGTTTTTTATGTTCAATTTCATGTTCTGTTGAGTCTAGGCCACTGATTGATTATgttcaaattcaattttattgttCTCTTTTTAGACATTTCCATTTTCTCTGTATGATTTGTTGGAGCAAAGTCTACCGTTGTATAATATGCTTCGACGCCATGTGAAGAAGAAGCAATCATCACTTCTAAGCCCTCCTTTACCACTTCCTGACCTTCCTGTTCCTACAAATGAGAAAATTCTTGTTTGGGTTGGTGATGAGATTGTGCCGCGTGATAGCGCAAAGGTACTTAATAACTTTTTGAATGGAATTAACATTTGTATTCATGTGGTTGATTCACACATTGGCAGGGTGATAGAAATTTTACCTTATGATCCATCAGGTATCTGTGTTTGATTCGGTTGTCCAAGGCGGCGACTCGGTTTGGGAGGGTCTTAGAGTGTATAATGGCAAGATATTCAAGCTTGAAGAACATCTAGACAGGTATTaatgtaacaaaatttttaaatcatgtATTCTATACTTTCAATTTACTGTTTTATCTTAtataaaacacttagaagttAATGTTGATTATTTGTTGCTTTAAATTAGGATGTTTGATTCAGCAAAAGCTTTGGCTTTTGAAAATGTTCCAACTAGAGATGAGGTGTGTTTGATTTCAATTTAGCACCCCTGACTAGCATACATAACTGGAAATACATGGTGACTAATGAGCATGGTTCCAAAATTTACAGATTAAGGAtgcaattttcaaaaccttgATTAGGAATGGCATGTTTGACAATTCACACATCAGACTATCTCTAACAAGAGGGAAGAAGGTTTGTTTTACTCTCTAATCTCTATTTAAAGTGACATGACAGTGAAAGAATATTGATTTGCTTTTCTGTGTAGGTCACTTCTGGGATGAGTCCAGCATTCAATCTATATGGATGCACATTAATTGGTAATTTCATCCTATAACTAAAAATGATTAGGGAATTTTGCACACTGTTGATGTATTAAATAATCATACAGTTAACCAATCCAAAATATAGTTGAAGCTTCCATAGAAATAAGCTTTTGAAACAtgcattaaatatattataggATTACATAATTTATTTACAAACTTTATAGTTCGATGAGAGTCGTTAGAAACTCACGTGCAgttaacttcatgtgaagttgatagttgagagttgttagatgatttgataGATATGACTAAATTGTCATTTACGGCTCTCAACTATTAACTTCACATGAAGATAATTGTATGTGAGTTTTCACCTAAGTTAAGGGTTAAGGTAGAAACTCACGTGTAGTTAATTTCATGTGAAGTTAATAGTTAAGAgttgttagatgatttgataGATTTGACTAAATTGTCATTTACGGCTCTCAATTATCATGAAGACAACTGCATGTGAATTTTCACCATAAGTTAATTATCTAAAGTTTAATTCAAACATGATActttatattcaaataaaatatgtcAAAAGAGTTATTTCATGTGTTAAATACGTGTATAATTAGATTTATTATGGGAGAATATATGCAGTGCTCGCTGAATGGAAGCCCCCAGTATATGATAATACACGTGGTATCGTtcttgtaactgcttcaacccGCCGTAATTCACCTAATGTATGTTCCTTGATTTGCATACTCCTTTATTATATAAAAGACTCTGTTCTCTTAATCATTATTCTTTTCTCTGTTTTCCTAACCACCAGAGTTTGGACTCAAAGATTCATCACAATAACCTCCTCAATAATATACTTGCAAAGGTAATGTATTATAttgtattgtattttaattttctgtttgttcTGGTGgattcaaattatattattatgatGATATATTGGCGCAGATTGAAGGCAATAACGCAAAAGTAGATGATGCAATTATGCTAGACAAAGATGGTTATGTATCTTAAACCAATGCAACTAACATTGTATGTCATCGTCCTCCTATATATCCTATGTGCACCTTTTCAATGATTTGGAACACTTGAACTCGtttgtgttgattttttttttctatggtGCAGTTCATAGTAAAGAAGGGACGCGTTAGCACTCCTCATGCCGATTATTGTCTTCCTGGGATTACTCGCGCAACGGTATAACATTTTGGTAAAAATTGAGGTGTAGTTGTATTCATGTGAAGTTGGTAGCTAAGTGTCGTTAGATTATTTGACAGGTTTGATTAAATTGTCATCTAATgactctcaattatcaacttcacatgaactGTACATGAGTTTTCACCATAACATAATATCTTTGCATGGTGAGGATTTACATATAGTTGTCTTTAtgtaaagttgataattgagaattgTTGGATTGTAGTCTAGTCAAACCTGTTAAATCATCTAATGGTCATGCATGCGAGTCTTCATCATGGAAAGATATTAAGCAGTTTAGTCAAATATGTCTTCATCTTTACACTAATATCTTCATCTGAATAGTCAGTTACTATTTGGTTATATATGTAGATAATGGATCTAGTGGTGAAGGAGGACTTAATCTTAGAGGAGCGAAGAATTAGCTTATCAGAAGTGCACACCGCAGACGAGGTTCGGTTTCGATTTGACTCGATTCGATTCAATTCGGTTCGGTTCACGTATCAAGTATCTTTTTCTCTAATTAATATGAGACGTTACTAACAAATATTGATGTTCAAATAACCCTGCAGATGTGGACATCAGGAACCATGGGAGAACTAAGCCCAGTAAGTGTCTTATTATGAATGTGATATTCATTCAAAATTTAACTAACTAAGTTGGGTTTGAATCTAAGTGCGcataattattgaataaatgaTGTAGGTGGTGAAAGTTGATGGACGCAGAATTGGTGATGGAGAAATAGGGCCTGTCACTAAAAGATTGCAAGATGCTTATAAAAATTTGACACAACAATCAGGTGTTCCTATACCAACTTACCTTGCAAATTGAACCAAGGTATGAATATTAATAGTATATAGTAACTTGTTTTATTTGTGATGTTGTTAACAATAGTCTTATTTATTATCCACCGTGTATTGCAGCTGCAACAAATTGGTGGGAATTCAAACTTTTAAGTAAGATACTAGTTAGGTTCGGTTTTTTGTTAGTTTCATTTGATggttcatttttgtttttttttttatgtgaaatAGATGATATACTTTAACATTgtgattttgaatattttttaaaactgtgGAAGATACAGAGATTATTGGATCGATTTCTATacctcaaaatttttaattcttttttaagtAGAAATCAAAAAGTCTAATTTCAAAAAACGAAAAATCTGATTTTTGTATTCTAAAACTCTCAAAAATTGGAGAATtcaatttttgtataaaaaaaaaagtaccaGGTTAGCAAtttcataattcaaaaaaatactattatcAATTCAacatacaaaacaaaaaatgccTCATTTGAACCAActcataattcataaataaatatcatTTGCGTATTTCTTCTTTGCTCTTGTTCAGAAAGGTGTTTTCCCTTCTTTGAAATACTCAATCCCGTGGCACAATAAATGGGTCTCAAAAATTGTTTTTTCATGGGcttcttgtttttatttaagTGGTTGTCTTAACAATTACCATGCAAAAATTAAGACGTcagtttaaaactttaaatgaACTTCCAAGTCccaaaaaaataagatgagCTTCTCATTCGTTTAGCATTAAAATAAAGAGTATATACCCATTTTGGTTCTCAAAGAATTTCAGACTGGACACTTTAGtctccaactaaaattaattactcgattggtccctaacaattTATTCCGTCACTCACTTAAGTCCTTTACTCCATTAACTCTAACggaggacaaaatagtccctgacaactctaacatgggacaaaatagtccctgacaactctaacaagtAACAATGGACAAAATGATCTCTGACCCCTTTATTCGAAAATGACACTGTTCTTccccaatttttatcatatcttacataaccctaacattcatactctccttcttcaccttcacaattttcttttccatcttttcttcctcctctttaaCTCCAAGATTAAGCCATGGTGTAATTGTCACACGTGTCGCACCCACCTCAACATGTCATGGACCACACACTTCTTAAATCTTTGTGACTGGTACATCCACTTCCTCTGCACTTCACCCACCAAAAGCATCCACTTCTACGTCTTCGATAACATCACCTCCAACCCCAACACGTCTACGACATCCTCAAGACCAACTTCCACAACTACTCAAAGGGTACGTCTTTCTCCACTCTCTTAcaagcaatatagattgttggGCATTAGAACATCATGATGGGcatcatatgcaaattctcatttgaaatagacactgagtgcttcattccttcttttCCAGAGTCCAAGTTGGCAGACAGTTTCGACCTCACATCCAAGCTATCAGTACAACGAGCAATGTCACCGTTGCCACTCATATGAAAACTGAAGTGATTCCTAAACATTGGTTTGgagaagaagctgaaggaaGCGATCGGAGTGGTGGACAATGTGGTAATGGAGATGATAGGACAGAGGAGAAGGAAGATGGCAACGACGATGAAGGGTCTTAACAAACCAGACTTGCTGTCTAGATTCAGAGGATCCATCGAAAACGATAACTAGTTGAGAGATATAGGCATTAGTTTCCTGAGTATGAATTTTTTGAGAACAAGTTgaggattttttttcttgtgaacattaaatttatagagtGTGCATTGTGTAGTTTGAAGTTATAGTGTTAAACTGCGAGTGTTATGCGAGATATAATGGAAATTGGGAGAGAACAGTGTCGTTTACGAACAAAAGAgatcagggaccattttgtctcctgttagagttgtcagggactattttgtcctcGGTTAGAGTTAACAGAGTAAAGGACTTAAGTGACTGACGGAATTAATTGTTAGAGActaatcgagtaattaattttagttggggactaaaatgtccagtttaaaattctttgaggaccaaaataAGTATAtactctaaaataaatttattataatcaatttgaaataatttaatagTCTGTTTAAATAAGTATGAAAATTTGAATCTCGTCTTATATctacaataatttattaactaataataaatacttaaatagaacttaaattcataataatactgttagaaataaaaaaatataagaaaataaatttattgtcctgacaaatacaaatatatatataaaaaatataattttaatgtattaataatataaatatttttatacggtcatatatttagataattttttaaataataataaattcaaaaattaattaattttatttacataACAATACCCAAATTAATTGTATGtataaaatttgttatattgaaagtgcataaaaatttatatataaattccgtcatcaataagaaaaaacttggaaaataataaatgtataCCATAGTTGCAAAAATTAAATCAGACCGATCAATTTGACCGAAAAATTAATGAATCAGAACTTAATTTGATTCGATTTATTTTTTAGACCGTTTAAAGAAGAAAATCGATATAAACCGATAAAAATCGGATAAAACCAATCAAAATCCACCAGGTTTCGAACCAAGAACCTTATAGCAAAAATAACTTCTACTTGCCACTCAACTATTGTACTTCTAATTATTTTGTTtgacaaatattaattatataatacacataaatatctaatttaatttaatttttttctatttttaaaattaattatattttaattatataccattattaatataaatataaattgcactaaaaatttattaatttacttgaTCTATTTTATTGTTAGTATTGTgattaatattatttgttttgatattaGTGTTAAAATCTACTGATATTATAGTTACATAATAGACtttatgaattaattatttttttgttgtgtcAAATTAAGATATTATTGTAGTATactagtattaaaattttatggtttttttatattagttatttttagaagttaagacttgattcttcataaaattttagtgaagatatgtatttcaaattttaattttaagtttttaattattttatattttatatttacgtaAGACCAATTTTATCggtttaactaataatttatcGGTTAAATTAATAAACCAATAAATCAATAACTTGACCGGATCGATCACCAATTCGATTTTTGATAACTATGATGTACACTATTTCCGTTGTATATATCGATATCAAATAATTAAGAGAAGGACGTGTCTTTTTATTGAAGAAACAAGTATATCATGATTATTATTCAATATAGAGCatgatgaattgaattgaaggaCATTAATATGAATATGAAAAAGCTAGTGGACAGTGTCTCATGTGGACCAACATAGAGTATATTCACATTCACTTTGTTTCCTTCAATTATTAGTGTCCCTTTTAATGCTTTTGCATATCATTTTCCTCTTTTGGTCTGATTTCCATTGATTTTATAAACCCACTTTATCTTTCTGCTTTTATTCTATTTGATCAACCTCTCCAGTCTCCATGCATCATATACTTCTATCTTCTTTATCACTTTTTTTGCCTTTCAACTATAAATTGTGTGTGATTCGAGTGACTCTTGTTTTAGATTTGTAGCTCCTCTTTTTGTATGCTTTCTAATCAATCTATCTTTATAACAACTCCAATCCAACCCCATATCTTTATATCTCTGTCTTGCCATACATAGTCTTCAACTTGTTcaacttttaattatttcatttgattttaaattttagaaagctagtataaattatgtattaataattattcattcttatattttagaataattaaagtactccttatatcttttatttttttaaaaatatttttaaatatctttaatattcaatttgtatcaattttaatttattcctttgacgtttgaaataaattttaatttttataatttaagttTGAACAGTCTCACCCATCTCATTTCATTTTAACAACACTGCTATTGTatctttataatttattatttttaatcaataattaatgtcAAAAGAAAGTCCAAAAGTACTAAAAAAATGCTAATATACAtacaatattaactaaaaatattcatcagtataaattaaaattattgatgcGTGAACTTCtctattattttagtttacCAACGCAAATGTTATTGAAAAACAACATTTGACGACATTTATGCTGCATTCTCCTTATTTCTCGCAAATCCAACTTCAAAataataagagagagagagagagagagattattAAGGGTGGTATGCTACTGCTGGTGGAATCTATGAAAGCCATGTTCTTCAGATGATTACAAGAAGATAAAAACAAACTTGTGTAAGAGTTGGAATCTTCTAAGAGTTACAACATTGCACCTTCATCAGCTACCTACCTACCTATACCaatcaattatttattattattattattattattattattattattaatattattgctGAAATTGTTTATTAAATTGACAAAGATATAGTAATTCCAGCATGTGATTCTTTAGGCATGTGCTTCCATGTCAAAATGTTTATGATTATTGGCTTAATTTGTGTGTGTTGAATTTATTTGGTTGCTTAGTGaaggatattttaatatttatatttatcttaaaataaacataatattaaaacaTAACTCATTaatctaatatattttatattaaacacataaacacaatataaaaaaCTTATTTTAGTGTGGCTCTCAATTCCAATCTCCTTTTGCTTTCTAAGAGCCTTCCCTATCTGTAGCTAGTTGCTACTATACGATGATTCATGTAGAATCTGACATTATAAAATGGAATTGGAAGACACGACCACCTACCATAAcctaacatataaaaatattgcAACCAAAGACAGTAAAATCTGCACTGCACATACAACATGTTTTAAACCACACAATCAATAAAGTTTCAAAATTGTGAATCATATGCTAACTCAAAATCTCCATTTAATAATGCATACAAAAAGTTTTGAGCACAGAATCAATGGATTAATTAAGGAATGGAAGCGTTTTACactgtacaaattaaatttcttATTGCTCTCTCAAAAGGAAAATTTAACCATCATAAAAGCAGGTCTTCTCACTTTTGTGAATAGTTTAAAATTGCAACATCACTAATAATCTTTATCGTTTATTTTCATTCTGCTCTTGAACTAGATAATGTTGACCCCACCAcaatccaattttttttgtatgggTGAGGTGGACAATAGCTagtatttcaatttaattttaattttttttaatattataactttaaatgaattaattgatttcataaattttttattaaatctgataattttataatttaattatttacatacttaatttactttttacatTTTACTTAAAATCTCAAATTTTCTTGTCGTGTTTTCACATTAATATTCTGAAAAAGTGACATTAATACTCAGCATTATTATTCTGTTTCTTTTACCAAGGTATTAAGCTTTGAATTGAACGCCGTACAATTTGATGAGAGGACcattattttcacttttttcaaTGGCCCTAATCATTTGCCCTTTTCAATTACTTTTAATTACTATTACTATTATTGACAGTATATTAGTAGGTGTAGATTTCTGGATTCTAACACTGCTTAGTCCTCTTTGATAATGATGATAAAGAAGGAGCATGATATTTTCTCTTGGTTCTAAAACTGTGTGCTTTCCTCCTTCAACATCTATACATATTAGGTCTCCTTTTCTTTGACCTTTCACTGCAAGTCTACCACCTTTCAATTCCTTCTCTTCAGAATCTAACAACAGTGCAAAACTATactcattcattcattaatttattgttaataattgATTTGCATTATATAGATATTTACAAGTGTGAATGCATGAGAAATTAAAAGTAGTgaataaacaagaaaaggacAAGAGATgagagaaataaaagaaaaggactAAAGGGTACATGAAAATAATGTTATTATTGCAAAACAAATATTAAGttaaggcatcattttcatgGAGA
This portion of the Arachis duranensis cultivar V14167 chromosome 6, aradu.V14167.gnm2.J7QH, whole genome shotgun sequence genome encodes:
- the LOC107492101 gene encoding LOW QUALITY PROTEIN: branched-chain-amino-acid aminotransferase-like protein 2 (The sequence of the model RefSeq protein was modified relative to this genomic sequence to represent the inferred CDS: substituted 1 base at 1 genomic stop codon); the encoded protein is MATAAVEEQELDPSLPACVNLISAILAMEPSDLVISHARACGGGSITESVQKFIWDHCLSTPGDFYAPYLKIFLKKLISEVEFDHGYVLDYLYELYAQYMTSFKDDSFGKRDTRVCKRISYIFPDGCSELQSKQHSRALVFTLQCSLNMLEGDTGCSIWPSSLFLSELILSHPKLFSNKSCFEIGSGVGLVGLCLAHVKASKVILSDGDLSTLANMKFNLELNHLNIETDMPQESEDPSMVKCMHLPWESTSESQLQDIVPDVVLGADVIYDPVCLPHLVRVLAILLNRTKSDSCKPENGDACDESVGRCKVVYNGVADGKSKEAPVAYIAYVIRNIETFDYFLSLAKQANLDIMDLSDSLKPLNLLRYMQSFNQTHVKLLSIRSEMVGSEIVEVIHSWSAPRSLSTSTMYSFAQRDDIEVLDEPLYANFLRVTGLDRPYRKELLSKMESDGNKVVNDIIFGPGRKKYRYCKHIAKQRVQGLTNDLMKKGKHFILIRNPLDILPSFGKVVAPSFFELGLAELVCIYNELRELGQSPPVIDAADLQQNPEATLRGLCDDLEIPFQPTMLSWEAGPKSIDGLWAPWWYESIHKSTGFNQAKRYPQTFPFSLYDLLEQSLPLYNMLRRHVKKKQSSLLSPPLPLPDLPVPTNEKILVWVGDEIVPRDSAKVSVFDSVVQGGDSVWEGLRVYNGKIFKLEEHLDRMFDSAKALAFENVPTRDEIKDAIFKTLIRNGMFDNSHIRLSLTRGKKVTSGMSPAFNLYGCTLIVLAEWKPPVYDNTRGIVLVTASTRRNSPNSLDSKIHHNNLLNNILAKIEGNNAKVDDAIMLDKDGYVSXTNATNIFIVKKGRVSTPHADYCLPGITRATIMDLVVKEDLILEERRISLSEVHTADEMWTSGTMGELSPVVKVDGRRIGDGEIGPVTKRLQDAYKNLTQQSGVPIPTYLAN